A segment of the bacterium genome:
GGGATCGGCGACGATCGTCGTCGTCCTGGGCGTCGCGATCGGCTACCGGTTGGCCCGCCTGGCGCCCTGGGCGGCCGCGGCGTTCGATCTGCTCATCTCCGTACCCTACGCGGTCCCCGGCACCGTCGTGGCGCTCGCGATGATCCTGGCCTGGCTGCGGCCCATTCCCGTCGTCGGCCTGCGGCTCTACGACACGATCTGGATTCTGCTCGTCGCCTACGTGGCGCGGTTTCTCGTCTTCGGCGTGCGCACCGTGCAGGCCGGGTTGGCCCAAGTGCACGGCTCGTTGGAGGAGGCGGCGCGGATCAGCGGCGCCGGCCCGCTGGAAGCGTTCCTGGGGATCATGGTGCCGATCATCCGGCCGAGCCTCGCCGCGGGCTGGGCGCTCGCCTTCGTGCCCGCCGTCGCGGAGTTGACGCTGTCGATTCTCCTGTTTTCGGTCGGCAACGAAACGATCGGCGTCGTCATCTTCGGGCTGCACGACGAGGGCAAGATCACCCTTGCGGCGGCGCTCGCGGTGCTCGTGTCCCTGCTGCTGGTGGCCTTGAACGTGCTGGTCAGGGCGCTGCTGGGCGGCCGCGCGGAGGCGTCCCATGGCTGAGCTCGTCCTCGAGGGCGTGGGCCGGGCCTACGGCGCGACCTGGGCCGTGCGCGAATTGTCGCTTACCATCCGAAACGGCGAGTTCGTGACGCTGCTGGGGCCCAGCGGGTGCGGCAAGACGACGACGCTCCGTATGATCGCGGGCTTCGTGGCGCCGACGGCCGGGCGCATTGTCCTCGGGGGCCGGGTGCTGTCCGCGGCGGGCGCGCGCGCGATGGTGCCGCCGGAACGGCGCGGGATGGGCATGGTGTTTCAGCACTACGCGGTGTGGCCGCACCTGACGGCCGCGCAGAACGTGGCGTATCCGCTGCGCCGCGCCCGTCTGCCCCGCGCGGAAATCGAGAGGCGAACCCTTCACGCCCTGGAGATGGTGCATCTCGCGGCGCACGCGGCCCGTCACCCCGGCGAGCTCTCCGGCGGGCAGCAGCAGCGCGTCGCCCTGGCCAGGGCGCTCGTGATGGAGCCGGTGGTGCTGTTGCTCGACGAACCCCTCAGTAACCTCGACGCGCGCCTTCGTGAGGAGATGCGCGTCGAGCTGCTGGAGCTGCACGCGCGCCTCGGGCTGACGGTCGTCTACGTGACGCACGACCAGGCGGAGGCCATGGCGCTGTCCGGCCGCATCGCCGTGTTGCTTGACGGCCGGTGCGCGCAGGTCGGGACGCCCGAGGAGCTCTACGACCGGCCGGCGTCGCCGGCGGTCGCGGCCTTCGTGGGGGCCGTGAACCTCCTCCCCGCCGAGGTGGACGCGGCCGACGGCCGGACGGTCCGGTTCCGGCTTTCCGGGGATGCCGGGGGGGCGACGCTGACCGTGCCCGCGCCCGGCCGGGAGATCCCGGCCGGGCGCGCGGTGGTGGGGATCCGGCCGGAGGCGTTCGACATGACGCCCGACGGCAGCCTCCGCGGCCGGGTCGAGCGCGTCGTGTACCTGGGAAGCCGCGTCGAGTACGTCGTCAGGATCGGGACGCTCACGGTGCGTGTCGACGGCCGCCCGCCCGCATCCGCGCGTCCAGACCAGGAGATCGGGCTGACCGTCCTGCGGGCCCTGCTGTTCCCCGGCGAGGCCGGCCGGGACCAGCGGGGGGCTTAGCGGCCGCCGGAGACGCGCCCGGCGAGGTTGGGCTGCCGGAGTTCCCGGAGCGCCCGGGCGAGATACGGGGCCGCGTCCGACGGGCGTTTCTGTTCGATCAGAAACTCCCCCAGCTCGTTCGCGGCGGCCGCCAGATCGGCGCGCATGTCGGCGTTCTCGAACGACGCGATCGCCTGCTTGTAGTAACGGACCGCCTCGGCCGCGTGGCCCTGCGCGCGGGTCAGACGCGCGCGCACCAGCTGGACCCGCGCCGCTTCCGTCGTGTCTTTGAGCCGGCGGGTCAGGCGCTCCGCCTCGGCCAGGGCCTCGCCGGCCTCGGCC
Coding sequences within it:
- a CDS encoding ABC transporter ATP-binding protein; translation: MAELVLEGVGRAYGATWAVRELSLTIRNGEFVTLLGPSGCGKTTTLRMIAGFVAPTAGRIVLGGRVLSAAGARAMVPPERRGMGMVFQHYAVWPHLTAAQNVAYPLRRARLPRAEIERRTLHALEMVHLAAHAARHPGELSGGQQQRVALARALVMEPVVLLLDEPLSNLDARLREEMRVELLELHARLGLTVVYVTHDQAEAMALSGRIAVLLDGRCAQVGTPEELYDRPASPAVAAFVGAVNLLPAEVDAADGRTVRFRLSGDAGGATLTVPAPGREIPAGRAVVGIRPEAFDMTPDGSLRGRVERVVYLGSRVEYVVRIGTLTVRVDGRPPASARPDQEIGLTVLRALLFPGEAGRDQRGA